A window of Mangifera indica cultivar Alphonso chromosome 11, CATAS_Mindica_2.1, whole genome shotgun sequence contains these coding sequences:
- the LOC123230095 gene encoding somatic embryogenesis receptor kinase 2-like — protein sequence MEVKVWAVCLVWFIWGLHPSWLVSANMEGDALHNLRTNLNDPNNVLQSWDPTLVNPCTWFHVTCNNDNSVIRVDLGNAALSGQLVPQLGLLKNLQYLELYSNNISGPIPNDLGNLTSLVSLDLYLNRFTGPIPETLGKLSKLRFLRLNNNSLTGPIPMSLTNISALQVLDLSNNRLSGVVPDNGSFSLFTPISFANNINLCGPVTGRPCPGSPPFSPPPPFVPPPPISLPGGNSVTGAIAGGVAAGAALLFAAPAIAFAWWRRRKPQEFFFDVPAEEDPEVHLGQLKRFSLRELQVATDSFSNKNILGRGGFGKVYKGRLADGSLVAVKRLKEERTPGGELQFQTEVEMISMAVHRNLLRLRGFCMTPTERLLVYPFMANGSVASCLRERPPSQPPLDWPTRKRIALGSARGLSYLHDHCDPKIIHRDVKAANILLDEEFEAVVGDFGLAKLMDYKDTHVTTAVRGTIGHIAPEYLSTGKSSEKTDVFGYGIMLLELITGQRAFDLARLANDDDVMLLDWVKGLLKEKKLEMLVDPDLENKYVESEVEQLIQVALLCTQGSPMERPKMSEVVRMLEGDGLAERWDEWQKVEVLRQEVELAPHPNSDWIVDSTENLHAVELSGPR from the exons ATGGAGGTGAAGGTGTGGGCTGTGTGTTTGGTTTGGTTCATCTGGGGGCTCCATCCATCATGGCTAGTTTCTGCTAACATGGAAG GTGATGCATTGCATAACTTAAGGACAAACTTAAATGATCCTAATAATGTTCTCCAGAGTTGGGATCCTACTCTTGTCAATCCCTGCACCTGGTTTCATGTCACCTGCAACAATGATAATAGTGTTATAAGAGT TGATTTGGGAAATGCAGCTTTGTCAGGTCAACTAGTTCCACAGCTGGGATTGCTCAAGAATTTGCAGTACTT gGAGCTCTACAGTAATAACATAAGTGGACCTATTCCCAATGATCTTGGAAATTTGACTAGCTTGGTGAGCTTGGATCTTTACTTGAACCGTTTCACGGGTCCCATCCCAGAGACATTGGGAAAGTTGTCAAAGTTGCGATTTCT CCGACTTAACAACAACAGCTTGACTGGTCCTATTCCGATGTCATTGACTAATATCTCAGCACTTCAAGTATT GGATCTGTCAAATAATCGGCTTTCTGGGGTGGTTCCAGACAATGGCTCTTTCTCATTATTTACTCCCATCAG TTTTGCTAACAACATAAATCTATGTGGCCCAGTTACTGGGCGTCCTTGCCCAGGATCTCCTCCgttttctcctcctcctccattTGTTCCACCGCCACCAATTTCTTTGCCAG GTGGGAATAGCGTTACTGGAGCAATTGCTGGAGGTGTTGCTGCTGGTGCTGCCTTACTGTTTGCAGCACCTGCTATTGCGTTTGCTTGGTGGCGTAGGAGAAAACCTCAAGAATTTTTCTTTGATGTTCCTG CTGAAGAGGATCCTGAAGTTCATCTGGGGCAGCTTAAAAGGTTTTCACTACGAGAATTACAAGTTGCAACTGATAGTTTTAGCAATAAAAACATTCTGGGTAGGGGTGGATTTGGCAAGGTCTACAAAGGACGCCTGGCAGATGGCTCACTTGTCGCTGTAAAAAGATTGAAAGAAGAGCGTACACCTGGTGGGGAGCTGCAGTTTCAAACAGAAGTGGAAATGATCAGTATGGCTGTGCATCGTAATCTTCTTCGTTTACGTGGATTTTGTATGACACCTACTGAGCGGCTTCTTGTTTATCCTTTTATGGCAAATGGAAGTGTTGCATCATGTTTAAGAG AACGTCCTCCATCACAACCTCCTCTTGATTGGCCAACACGGAAGCGGATTGCACTGGGATCTGCTAGGGGTCTTTCATATTTGCATGATCATTGTGATCCAAAAATCATTCACCGTGATGTGAAAGCAGCAAATATATTGTTGGATGAGGAGTTTGAGGCTGTTGTTGGGGACTTTGGATTGGCTAAACTTATGGACTACAAGGATACACATGTAACTACTGCTGTCCGAGGCACTATTGGTCATATAGCTCCAGAGTACCTATCCACTGGGAAATCATCAGAGAAAACTGATGTCTTTGGATATGGGATTATGCTTTTAGAGTTAATCACTGGACAAAGAGCCTTCGATCTTGCTCGTCTTGCAAATGATGATGATGTCATGTTGCTTGATTGG GTGAAAGGGCTTTTGAAGGAGAAAAAGTTGGAAATGTTAGTTGACCCTGATCTCGAGAACAAGTATGTAGAATCTGAGGTGGAGCAACTAATCCAGGTTGCACTGCTTTGCACACAAGGCTCCCCTATGGAGCGGCCTAAGATGTCAGAGGTGGTAAGAATGCTTGAAGGTGATGGGTTGGCGGAGAGGTGGGATGAGTGGCAGAAGGTGGAAGTTCTCCGCCAGGAGGTGGAACTTGCCCCACATCCTAATTCTGATTGGATAGTTGACTCAACAGAAAATCTGCACGCGGTTGAGTTATCAGGTCCAAGGTGA
- the LOC123229943 gene encoding IST1 homolog — translation MSMLDSFFNKGFKGAKCKTLLKLTIPRIKLLRNRREIQIRQMRRDIAKLLETGQEATARIRVEHIIREENMMAAQEILELFCELIAVRLPIIETQRECPLDLKEAISSVCFAAPRCADLPELLQVQMLFASKYGKEFVSAATELMPDCGVNRQLVELLSIRAPSSEKKLKLLKEIAEEHELDWDPAATETEFFKPKEDLLNGPTQFVSGSKLPLPKEKHDETLNTVPDQAHNEQPDSDTRLEMLDFPEVPKVALQPNVNPTSATPITPPMPVAPPSEVDQESLRQYVATENLSQALHLEPEEVTPERSVADRDEMPYNSVSTKEDRQFVPFIAPPSLSSVPFSAKQSDPPVVVSRTKSEANVDLQDVLAAAQAAAETAERAAAAARTAASLAQIRISELTKKKNDEDSVGDSENPFYIDGPEQSSTTEKPQLDQKFSLNDPDCALHSGDSHQVHQELRASELSHLPSFDKLKVGFDSPSNDQVFDQEPVSHQPQRLPSMDEELYSYPNLFSSQNSNLGSGTHSFPDNSKSDHQV, via the exons ATGTCGATGCTTGATTCTTTCTTCAACAAGGGATTTAAAGGAGCTAAATG TAAAACTCTGTTGAAATTGACGATTCCAAGGATAAAGTTGCTAAGGAACAGGAGAGAGATTCAGATTAGGCAGATGCGACGTGACATAGCCAAGCTTCTTGAGACTGGTCAAGAAGCCACTGCTCGCATCCGG gtggAACATATAATAAGAGAAGAGAACATGATGGCTGCTCAAGAGATTCTTGAGCTGTTTTGTGAACTTATTGCCGTTCGCCTTCCAATCATTGAAACCCAAAG GGAATGTCCTCTTGACTTGAAAGAAGCGATCTCCAGCGTGTGTTTTGCTGCACCAAGATGTGCTGATCTACCAGAATTGCTGCAGGTGCAGATGCTCTTTGCTTCCAAGTATGGCAAGGAATTTGTGTCAGCTGCAACTGAGCTCATGCCAGATTGTGGTGTTAATCGCCAG ttAGTAGAGTTACTATCTATACGTGCACCTTCATCCGAGAAAAAGCTCAAGCTTCTTAAAGAAATTGCTGAAGAGCATGAGTTAGATTGGGATCCAGCTGCCACTGAAActgagtttttcaaaccaaaagaAGACTTATTG AATGGACCAACTCAGTTTGTCAGTGGGTCTAAGCTGCCCCTTCCCAAAGAGAAACATGATGAAACTTTAAACACTGTCCCTGATCAAGCTCACAATGAACAGCCTGATTCTGATACAAGATTGGAAATGTTAGACTTTCCTGAAGTTCCTAAGGTGGCACTACAACCAAATGTAAATCCTACATCAGCTACACCGATAACTCCACCAATGCCAGTTGCTCCACCGTCTGAAGTTGATCAAGAATCATTGCGACAGTATGTAGCTACTGAAAATTTGTCACAGGCGCTGCACTTGGAACCTGAGGAGGTGACACCAGAAAGATCAGTGGCTGACAGAGACGAAATGCCATATAATTCTGTGAGTACCAAAGAAGACAGACAGTTTGTGCCATTCATTGCTCCCCCATCACTATCTTCTGTGCCATTTTCTGCAAAACAGAGTGATCCACCAGTTGTGGTTTCAAGAACAAAAAGTGAAGCCAATGTGGATTTGCAGGATGTTTTGGCTGCCGCACAGGCAGCTGCTGAAACTGCAGAACGTGCAGCAGCAGCAGCTCGCACAGCAGCTAGTCTTGCCCAGATTAGAATTTCTGAGCTAACTAAGAAAAAGAATGATGAAGACTCTGTGGGTGACTCTGAGAACCCATTCTATATAGATGGCCCTGAGCAATCATCTACTACAGAGAAGCCACAACTTGATCAAAAATTTTCTCTGAATGATCCTGATTGTGCTCTACATTCCGGGGACTCCCATCAAGTTCATCAAGAGCTTAGGGCATCTGAGTTATCTCATCTTCCTTCATTTGACAaactcaaagttggttttgattCTCCTTCCAATGATCAAGTTTTTGATCAGGAGCCTGTTAGTCACCAGCCACAGAGATTGCCTTCAATGGACGAAGAGTTGTATTCATATCCAAACTTGTTTTCATCACAAAACTCAAATCTTGGTTCTGGCACTCATTCTTTTCCTGATAATTCCAAATCCGACCATCAGGTTTGA